TGGGGGCAGATATCTGGCGGGGCATCTGTACAGTGCATCACTTCATAACAATGCAGACCGACTGCCTGTTCAGGTGTGATGCAGAGCTTTGCTGCGAGGGCCCGGTTGACCCGTAAGATTTTTTGATTCTGGTCAATGAGCGCGATAAGATCCGGTACCGCATCAAATGTCCGTTCCCATTCCTCTTTTGCAAAGATCAAGTTTTGTTCATTTTCCTTCAGGCGCAGGGAGAGGTACGAGACGACAAACGCGATCACAATGAACATGCCGCACCGGGCTGCTGCCGAGCCAAGGTCTTCAGGAAACCCTGAACGGGTTGCTACCACCATCATAAAATAGATTGCAGAAATTCCCCCGCCAAACCATATGCCACGGCGGGGATAATAGAACGATGCGAGAATTATGGGGAGATACAGGAGATGTGAAGTGACAACGGTGATCCCGATAAGCAGGCCGTACAGGTTGAGCGCAAGGGCGAACACTGCTGTCCCTGACACAAGAATAAGGGAGGTGCGTGGATCGGCTCGGAAATGGTCGATCAACGGGACAGCCATAGGACACCTTGTTCTGGTTTCAACACCGCTGTGTTGAAAGGATTAAAGATCATGGATCACCAGTCATTATATAATATCGCCACTGGTGTGCTGGAGGAGGAGAAATACCGGAAAGATACCCAAAAACCGGAACAATATGCCCGTGTAAATGGTCTGATGGATGATTGAAAAACCGGCTTTATCAGGAGAACAGGAAAAAAGGGGGAAATTTTTTATAACGCATTTACAAGGGACCTGCGGGTCACCATGCCTATCAACCTGCCCTTGTCTGCAACCGGTACTGAGCTGATGTTTTTCTTCAGCATCATCTCCACGATCTCGGCAGCCTTTGCCGCAGGTTCGATCGAGATGACCGGGGCGCTCATGATGTCTTTTACCAGCAGGTTGCGGATCCGGTGGTCCTGGTGTTTTCCGGTTACCGCTTCACGAAACCTCCGCATGGCAACCGCTACATCCGTCTCGGTCACGATGCCAATTATTTTACCGTTCTCAGTCACCACAAACCGGGTGATGTTGTCGTCCAGCATCCGGCGGCGGAGATGGACCACCCGTTCATCGGCTTCAATCGTGACCGCAACCTCCATTACCCCGTCAGCCGTTCCCTCCGGCTTTACCTTTTTGAGCAGGTCACC
Above is a genomic segment from Methanoregula sp. containing:
- a CDS encoding CBS domain-containing protein; this translates as MTKELFIKDIMAKPVTIAKSAKVTEALDKMLDEGIDPLIAVHNTSVAGTVSRKAIAEKLGSKQNSGLTPTAIHVASVIDEDYTSIYPDQDINVLVPLLQRYKMVVVFDSDHKLIGQVGAGDLLKKVKPEGTADGVMEVAVTIEADERVVHLRRRMLDDNITRFVVTENGKIIGIVTETDVAVAMRRFREAVTGKHQDHRIRNLLVKDIMSAPVISIEPAAKAAEIVEMMLKKNISSVPVADKGRLIGMVTRRSLVNAL